In Alkalihalobacillus sp. FSL W8-0930, a single window of DNA contains:
- a CDS encoding TlyA family RNA methyltransferase produces the protein MKKERIDTLLVDRGLLDSREKAKRAVMAGLVYSGTERLDKPGMKIDQEAPLEVKGQLMPYVSRGGYKLEKALKVFDVDVRDKIMIDIGASTGGFTDCALQNGASLVYALDVGYNQLAWKIRQHEQVVVMERTNFRYVKPEDLQEGLPEFASIDVSFISLKLILPTLKTVLCAGGDVLALVKPQFEAGREQVGKKGIVRDPAIHEQVLTNVSKMANHEGFHVRALDFSPITGGEGNIEFLMHLTLPLDESETVRKLDPATVQDVVKQAQQLNAKGSEVDQT, from the coding sequence GTGAAAAAAGAACGCATTGATACATTATTAGTGGATCGGGGGCTACTCGATTCACGAGAAAAAGCCAAGCGTGCTGTGATGGCAGGCTTGGTTTACTCTGGTACGGAACGCTTAGATAAACCAGGAATGAAAATTGATCAGGAGGCACCTCTTGAAGTAAAAGGTCAGCTTATGCCGTACGTCAGTCGCGGTGGTTATAAGCTAGAGAAAGCTTTGAAGGTGTTTGATGTAGATGTACGAGACAAGATTATGATTGATATCGGTGCATCGACTGGTGGTTTCACAGATTGTGCCCTGCAAAATGGAGCATCACTTGTCTATGCGCTTGACGTTGGGTATAATCAGCTTGCTTGGAAAATCAGACAGCACGAGCAGGTTGTTGTGATGGAACGTACGAATTTCCGTTATGTAAAGCCTGAAGACTTACAGGAAGGCTTGCCTGAATTTGCGAGCATTGATGTTTCCTTTATATCTCTAAAACTAATCCTGCCAACATTAAAGACTGTGTTATGTGCAGGTGGCGACGTTCTAGCTTTAGTTAAGCCTCAATTTGAAGCTGGCAGAGAGCAAGTAGGGAAAAAAGGAATCGTACGAGATCCTGCCATACATGAGCAAGTGTTAACTAACGTTAGTAAAATGGCGAATCACGAAGGGTTTCACGTGCGTGCTTTGGACTTTTCACCGATTACAGGTGGAGAAGGCAACATTGAGTTTCTCATGCATCTCACCTTGCCATTGGATGAAAGTGAAACAGTACGTAAGTTAGATCCGGCAACCGTTCAGGACGTTGTGAAACAAGCACAGCAGCTGAATGCAAAAGGATCTGAGGTAGATCAGACATGA
- the steA gene encoding putative cytokinetic ring protein SteA, translated as MTQTIQGQAFEGKRTKELLHRVPDHAVLLLWHEDLDSVTTDAILEKKVKAVVNRRQSMTGTYEHDNIIRLLSAGVTVCDVTEWSEWEGVLNGATICIRDHNLLLKHQNEYKELAKVDFYTLEKVHLLNEKAKAYFPSMFEAFIENTLHHAKSNLADFLDPMKLPAAFQELKHQQVFIVARNGKYKHDVKAMKRWILLTNPFIVAIDGAADGLLDLGLVPHFIIGDMDSISTSALQCGASLICHSFTNGESPGRARVSSLGLESHCVDFIGTSEDVAIRAMHEAGVEHMYLIGCRFGIKEFMEKQRQGMGSTILARMESGDRMTDLKGIHRLFEGTSFVSQVKRMRHELRAEAKELQKMVGRGYRLFVRKGEFRHD; from the coding sequence ATGACTCAAACCATACAAGGGCAAGCGTTTGAAGGTAAACGAACAAAAGAGCTTCTTCATAGAGTTCCTGATCATGCCGTTCTCCTATTGTGGCATGAGGATCTGGACTCAGTCACAACGGATGCCATACTCGAGAAAAAAGTAAAGGCTGTTGTTAATCGTAGACAGTCAATGACTGGTACCTATGAACATGATAATATCATTCGTCTTTTAAGTGCAGGCGTTACTGTTTGTGATGTAACAGAGTGGAGTGAATGGGAAGGCGTGTTAAATGGAGCGACGATTTGCATTAGAGATCATAACTTACTCTTAAAACATCAAAACGAGTATAAGGAACTAGCAAAGGTTGATTTCTACACGCTTGAGAAAGTTCACCTACTAAATGAAAAAGCAAAAGCATATTTTCCGAGCATGTTTGAAGCATTTATTGAAAATACACTTCATCATGCGAAAAGCAATCTAGCTGACTTTTTAGATCCAATGAAGCTTCCTGCTGCGTTTCAAGAGCTCAAACATCAGCAAGTATTTATTGTCGCACGTAATGGAAAATACAAGCATGATGTGAAAGCGATGAAACGATGGATTCTTTTAACGAATCCATTCATTGTAGCGATTGATGGGGCAGCAGATGGATTGCTTGACCTAGGACTCGTACCCCATTTTATTATAGGTGATATGGATTCAATTTCAACATCTGCGCTTCAGTGTGGAGCAAGTCTGATCTGTCATTCTTTTACGAACGGTGAGTCGCCGGGACGTGCACGTGTCAGCTCACTAGGACTGGAATCTCATTGTGTGGATTTTATAGGTACGAGTGAAGATGTAGCCATTCGAGCGATGCATGAAGCCGGGGTGGAGCATATGTATTTAATTGGGTGCCGCTTTGGAATAAAGGAGTTTATGGAGAAACAAAGACAAGGCATGGGGTCTACCATTTTAGCACGGATGGAATCAGGTGATCGTATGACGGACTTAAAAGGAATTCATCGCCTGTTTGAAGGGACGTCCTTTGTATCTCAGGTCAAACGTATGCGTCACGAGCTCAGGGCAGAAGCAAAAGAACTGCAAAAAATGGTCGGTCGTGGATATAGGTTGTTTGTTAGAAAGGGTGAATTCAGACATGACTAG
- a CDS encoding DUF2627 domain-containing protein — protein sequence MGRFLALIILLIPIFLAGFGIKLMRDAFFHIIQPPFSSISLQFLAGIILFFIGFAFIGGFILHRDRKNGKVAPRFVKKEG from the coding sequence ATGGGACGCTTTTTAGCATTAATTATTCTTCTAATCCCTATCTTTTTGGCTGGTTTCGGAATCAAGTTAATGAGAGATGCATTTTTTCATATTATCCAACCCCCTTTCTCTTCCATCTCACTACAATTTCTAGCCGGAATTATATTATTTTTTATTGGTTTTGCATTTATCGGAGGGTTTATTCTTCATCGCGACCGCAAAAATGGGAAGGTTGCCCCGCGTTTTGTAAAAAAAGAAGGATAG
- a CDS encoding glycosyltransferase family 2 protein, with the protein MTRVSIVIPAYNEQERLAATIQAARAIPYEHEIICVNDGSIDLTAEIAEELADLHILLPQNKGKGHALQTGWMRAKGSYIICLDADLADSASQAHHLLDPLMKKEADLTISKVPHLGRGGNGFVKSKVQRLIHDQTGVWLDAPLSGQRAFQRRWLRLLLSKNYIGYGIETMMCLHMIHGGARLLEIESDMRHREMGRNLTGVMHRYNQWRQIRKQLKGESQ; encoded by the coding sequence ATGACTAGAGTTTCGATTGTCATTCCTGCTTACAACGAGCAAGAGCGGTTAGCTGCGACCATTCAGGCGGCAAGAGCCATTCCCTATGAACATGAAATCATTTGTGTGAATGATGGAAGTATAGATTTAACTGCTGAAATTGCTGAAGAGTTAGCTGACCTGCATATTCTTCTTCCTCAGAATAAAGGAAAGGGACATGCGTTACAAACAGGCTGGATGCGTGCAAAAGGTTCTTATATCATTTGTTTAGATGCTGATCTAGCAGACTCAGCAAGCCAAGCGCATCACTTGCTAGACCCACTAATGAAAAAAGAAGCGGATCTAACTATTTCAAAGGTTCCGCACCTTGGACGTGGAGGAAACGGGTTTGTGAAATCAAAGGTTCAGCGCTTGATACATGATCAAACTGGGGTCTGGTTAGATGCCCCCTTATCTGGTCAGAGGGCTTTTCAAAGAAGATGGCTCAGGCTGCTACTAAGTAAAAACTATATTGGTTATGGAATTGAAACGATGATGTGTTTACACATGATTCATGGAGGAGCAAGGCTACTCGAGATTGAGTCAGACATGCGGCATCGTGAAATGGGGCGTAATCTAACAGGCGTTATGCATCGATATAATCAGTGGCGTCAGATTAGAAAACAGTTAAAAGGTGAGTCACAATGA
- a CDS encoding Glu/Leu/Phe/Val dehydrogenase encodes MNLFSTMETYDYEQVVVCQDKTSGLKAIIAIHDTTLGPALGGTRMWNYASEEEAFEDALRLSRGMTYKNAAAGLNLGGGKTVIIGDPRKDKNEEMFRAFGRYIQGLNGRYITAEDVGTTVADMDIIHEETDYVTGISPAFGASGNPSPVTAYGVFVGMKAAAKAAYGDENLAGKKIAVQGVGNVSYQLCKYLHEEGAELIVTDIYEASAKRAVEDFGAAYVTPDEIYSVACDIFSPNALGAIINDDTLAHIKATVIAGAANNQLKEERHGERLKEMGIAYAPDYVINAGGVINVADELKGYNRDRAMKKVEGIYDNVAKVFEIARRDGLSTNVAADRMAEERIENLRRSRKQFVRDGHHLLSRSRIGQQK; translated from the coding sequence ATGAATCTTTTCTCAACAATGGAAACATATGATTATGAACAGGTGGTTGTATGTCAGGATAAAACATCCGGACTTAAGGCTATCATTGCTATTCATGACACGACCCTTGGCCCCGCTTTAGGTGGAACAAGAATGTGGAATTATGCAAGTGAAGAGGAAGCATTTGAAGATGCCCTCAGACTTTCAAGAGGAATGACATACAAGAATGCAGCAGCTGGACTCAATTTAGGTGGGGGAAAAACAGTCATCATTGGTGACCCCAGAAAAGATAAAAACGAAGAAATGTTTCGTGCGTTTGGACGCTACATACAAGGATTAAATGGTCGTTATATTACCGCAGAAGATGTTGGAACAACAGTGGCTGATATGGACATCATTCATGAGGAAACAGATTATGTAACAGGGATCTCTCCTGCATTTGGAGCTTCTGGGAATCCTTCCCCTGTCACAGCATACGGTGTTTTTGTCGGAATGAAAGCTGCCGCCAAAGCCGCGTACGGAGATGAGAATCTTGCAGGCAAGAAGATTGCCGTACAGGGTGTGGGAAATGTATCCTATCAACTGTGTAAGTATTTGCATGAAGAAGGTGCAGAGCTGATTGTAACGGATATCTATGAAGCTTCTGCTAAGCGTGCGGTTGAAGATTTTGGTGCGGCATATGTCACTCCAGACGAAATCTATAGTGTTGCCTGCGATATTTTCTCGCCTAACGCACTTGGAGCCATTATAAATGACGATACGCTAGCTCATATTAAAGCAACTGTGATTGCAGGAGCAGCAAACAATCAATTAAAAGAAGAGCGCCACGGCGAGCGTTTAAAAGAGATGGGTATAGCCTACGCTCCTGACTACGTCATTAACGCGGGCGGTGTGATAAACGTAGCAGATGAATTAAAAGGCTATAATCGTGATCGTGCGATGAAAAAAGTAGAAGGCATTTACGATAATGTGGCGAAAGTATTTGAGATTGCCAGACGTGATGGGTTATCTACAAATGTTGCTGCAGATCGTATGGCTGAAGAGCGTATTGAAAACTTACGTCGTTCTCGTAAGCAATTTGTTCGCGATGGACATCATTTATTATCACGTTCAAGAATCGGACAGCAAAAGTAA
- the recN gene encoding DNA repair protein RecN yields the protein MLIELSVRHFAIIEELTIPFESGLTVLTGETGAGKSIIIDAIGLLLGGRGSAEFVRHGETRAEIEGLFAVDTKHQAVLKAVELGIEANEELILRREITSQGKSICRINGKLVTLGILREIGQSLVDVHGQHEHQSLMQPDKHLRFLDQYATNKLKTTFQEYRELYERAQKINKQISALSENEQETAQRIDLLRYQLEEIEKAELKPKEDDQLEEDRKRLANSEKLYTLLRDSYERLYGDGQALDAMNDSAANLETASDLDPNLKALHESVSSSYYMMEEAAFSIREQLEQIEFDPDRLELIENRLAEIQQLKRKYGTTVEEILEYASRIEEELDTKLNKDDRLHAMHQELAGVLLDLTVEAKALTAIRKKAALELTEAIHKQLRALYMEKTIFEINIQSSTLDEHKGMSAFSANGVDQVEFFISTNPGEPVKPLAKVASGGEISRIMLAIKSIFSTHQGVTSVIFDEVDTGVSGRVAQAIAEKIYTIASGSQVLVITHLPQVAAMADQHLYISKHESKDRVSTSVTGLREQSKVEELARMISGVEVTELTKQHAHELLDLASQHKHA from the coding sequence ATGTTAATTGAACTGTCAGTGAGGCATTTTGCCATAATTGAAGAACTGACCATTCCTTTTGAAAGTGGTCTAACCGTTTTAACAGGGGAAACTGGTGCAGGGAAATCCATCATCATCGACGCGATTGGTTTATTGCTGGGCGGTCGTGGTTCTGCAGAATTTGTTCGTCATGGAGAAACAAGAGCAGAGATTGAAGGATTATTTGCAGTGGATACGAAACATCAAGCGGTTTTAAAAGCTGTTGAACTTGGAATTGAAGCGAATGAAGAGCTTATCTTGCGTAGAGAAATTACGAGCCAGGGGAAAAGCATCTGTCGAATTAATGGGAAGCTGGTCACACTTGGCATTCTTCGTGAAATTGGACAATCTTTAGTGGATGTTCATGGCCAGCATGAGCATCAATCATTAATGCAGCCGGACAAGCATCTACGATTTTTGGACCAGTATGCGACAAATAAGCTGAAAACCACATTTCAAGAATATCGTGAGTTATATGAACGGGCTCAAAAAATCAATAAACAAATATCAGCATTAAGTGAAAATGAACAAGAAACCGCTCAGCGCATTGATTTGCTTAGGTATCAATTAGAAGAAATTGAGAAAGCTGAGCTTAAACCGAAAGAAGACGATCAGCTCGAGGAAGATCGCAAACGTTTAGCAAATAGTGAAAAGCTTTACACATTGCTTAGAGATAGCTATGAACGTCTTTATGGTGATGGGCAGGCACTTGATGCGATGAACGACAGTGCAGCTAATCTTGAAACAGCAAGTGATTTAGATCCTAATTTAAAGGCTCTTCATGAAAGTGTAAGCAGCAGCTATTACATGATGGAGGAAGCAGCCTTCTCAATAAGAGAACAGTTGGAGCAAATTGAATTTGATCCTGACCGCTTAGAGTTAATTGAGAACCGTCTTGCTGAAATTCAGCAGCTCAAGCGCAAATATGGAACAACGGTAGAAGAAATTTTAGAATATGCTTCAAGAATTGAAGAAGAGCTTGATACAAAGCTTAATAAGGATGATCGGCTCCATGCCATGCATCAGGAACTTGCAGGTGTTCTTCTTGATTTGACAGTTGAAGCCAAAGCGCTCACAGCAATACGTAAAAAAGCCGCTTTGGAGCTGACAGAAGCGATTCATAAACAGCTTCGTGCCCTTTATATGGAGAAAACAATATTTGAAATCAATATTCAAAGCTCGACATTGGATGAACACAAGGGAATGTCCGCTTTTTCAGCAAATGGGGTAGACCAAGTTGAATTCTTCATTTCAACCAACCCTGGAGAACCGGTTAAACCTCTGGCTAAAGTGGCTTCAGGCGGGGAAATTTCTCGAATCATGCTCGCAATCAAATCCATCTTCTCTACACATCAAGGAGTCACTTCAGTTATTTTTGATGAAGTAGATACCGGTGTAAGTGGACGAGTTGCCCAAGCAATTGCTGAGAAGATTTATACCATTGCTTCTGGCTCGCAGGTGCTGGTCATCACGCATCTACCTCAGGTAGCTGCAATGGCTGATCAACATCTATATATATCGAAGCATGAATCAAAAGATCGTGTATCTACATCTGTAACTGGGTTGAGAGAGCAATCTAAGGTGGAAGAGCTCGCCAGAATGATCTCAGGTGTAGAGGTTACTGAATTAACGAAGCAGCACGCTCACGAATTACTTGATCTTGCTAGCCAGCATAAACACGCTTAA
- the argR gene encoding transcriptional regulator ArgR, which yields MNKGQRHIKIREVIANQAIETQEDLVDYLKGLGYNVTQATVSRDIKELHLVKVPMQDGRYKYSLPADQRFNPLQKLKRSLTDSFISIDSTDNLIVMKCLPGNANAIGALIDNLDWEELMGTICGDDTLLIICKNKKDGELISSRFLDML from the coding sequence TTGAATAAAGGTCAACGACATATTAAGATAAGAGAAGTCATCGCTAATCAAGCCATTGAGACGCAAGAGGACTTAGTTGATTATTTAAAAGGATTAGGTTATAACGTAACTCAAGCAACGGTATCAAGAGACATAAAAGAATTGCATCTTGTAAAGGTGCCAATGCAGGATGGGCGCTACAAGTATAGCCTACCTGCAGATCAACGGTTTAATCCTTTGCAGAAGCTAAAACGTAGCCTTACAGATAGCTTTATCAGTATCGACAGTACGGACAACCTCATTGTGATGAAATGCCTACCGGGTAACGCAAATGCCATTGGAGCATTAATCGATAATCTTGATTGGGAAGAATTGATGGGAACGATTTGTGGAGATGATACCTTATTAATTATCTGTAAGAATAAAAAGGATGGAGAGCTCATTAGTTCTCGATTCTTAGACATGCTATAA
- the spo0A gene encoding sporulation transcription factor Spo0A — translation MDKIKVCVVDDNRELVNLLSEYISAQEDMTIAGVAYNGQECLSLVEDKQPDVLLLDIIMPHLDGLAVLERINSGSGHKPNIIMLTAFGQEDVTKKAVDLGASYYVLKPFDMEILVSKVREIGGKKAGITQKTSTFTMNHAPSRSDKRFNLDASITAIIHEIGVPAHIKGYMYLREAITMVYNDIELLGSITKVLYPDIGKKFNTTSSRVERAIRHAIEVAWSRGNIESISSLFGYTVSQSKAKPTNSEFIAMVADKLRIEHKVG, via the coding sequence GTGGATAAAATAAAAGTATGTGTTGTGGATGATAATAGGGAATTGGTTAATTTACTTAGTGAATATATTTCGGCTCAAGAAGATATGACAATAGCCGGTGTAGCATATAATGGGCAAGAGTGCTTAAGTTTGGTTGAAGATAAGCAACCAGATGTTTTATTATTAGACATCATTATGCCTCATTTAGATGGACTTGCGGTACTCGAGCGCATCAATTCTGGTAGCGGACATAAGCCTAACATCATTATGCTTACAGCTTTTGGTCAAGAAGATGTGACAAAAAAAGCGGTAGATCTTGGTGCTTCTTATTATGTACTTAAACCATTTGATATGGAAATCCTTGTCTCTAAAGTTCGAGAAATTGGCGGCAAGAAAGCAGGCATTACGCAAAAAACATCAACCTTTACGATGAATCACGCTCCTTCGAGATCAGATAAGAGATTTAACTTGGATGCAAGCATCACAGCAATTATCCATGAAATTGGTGTTCCGGCACACATTAAAGGATACATGTACCTTAGAGAAGCAATCACAATGGTTTACAATGACATCGAGTTATTAGGATCAATCACAAAGGTTCTTTATCCGGATATCGGAAAAAAATTCAATACTACATCGAGTCGTGTGGAACGTGCGATTCGTCATGCGATTGAAGTAGCTTGGAGCCGTGGGAACATTGAATCCATTTCTAGTTTGTTTGGATATACCGTTAGTCAATCAAAAGCAAAACCGACTAACAGTGAGTTTATTGCGATGGTAGCAGATAAGTTACGTATTGAGCATAAGGTTGGCTAA
- the spoIVB gene encoding SpoIVB peptidase, whose translation MKVEGVRMVIGILLLAGMLCIGFWSPIKEWAHIPTSISVFKGELVTLKAPKLLTVDPTHDDSTLHIQDTESIAAMSAGTEKVVFSTAGGFPVKSTTVDVLPEQKVIAGGQSIGVKLNTKGVLVVGHHLIKTNTGEVSPGETAGIEVGDMITKINGVSIEKMSQVTQVVQQAGEKNQELNIELKRNQHPVNTTLQPIKANGEKSYRMGLFIRDSAAGVGTMTFYDPQSKKFGALGHVISDSDTHKPIAVHDGEVLRSSVTSIEKGSHGDPGEKLASFSKNREILGQINKNSSFGIFGTLNKADLKNDIMDKELPIALSNQIKEGPAKILTVVSGEKVEEFDIEIVNAIQQKQPATKGLVLKVTDPKLLEATGGIVQGMSGSPIIQDGKLVGAVTHVFVNDPTSGYGCHIGWMLEEAGVTNDLKQAKAS comes from the coding sequence TTGAAGGTAGAAGGAGTGCGTATGGTAATCGGCATCTTGCTTCTTGCAGGAATGCTGTGCATTGGTTTTTGGAGCCCGATCAAGGAATGGGCACATATCCCAACATCTATATCTGTGTTTAAAGGGGAGTTAGTAACGCTAAAAGCACCAAAACTCTTAACGGTTGACCCGACTCATGATGATTCTACGCTACACATCCAAGACACTGAATCGATTGCAGCGATGAGTGCAGGTACAGAAAAAGTTGTGTTTAGTACAGCTGGTGGATTTCCCGTGAAATCAACAACGGTAGATGTACTACCCGAGCAAAAAGTCATTGCTGGCGGTCAGTCGATTGGAGTAAAACTGAATACAAAAGGTGTATTAGTTGTAGGACATCATTTAATAAAAACGAATACAGGGGAAGTATCACCCGGTGAAACAGCAGGCATTGAAGTAGGCGACATGATTACAAAAATTAATGGTGTCTCTATTGAAAAAATGAGCCAAGTCACACAAGTTGTACAACAGGCAGGAGAGAAAAACCAGGAGTTAAACATTGAATTAAAACGGAATCAACACCCAGTAAATACAACGCTGCAGCCGATTAAAGCAAATGGTGAAAAGTCCTATCGTATGGGTTTATTTATTAGAGATTCGGCAGCAGGAGTAGGTACCATGACCTTTTATGATCCCCAGTCTAAGAAATTTGGTGCATTAGGGCATGTCATTTCTGATTCAGACACACATAAACCAATTGCAGTGCATGATGGAGAAGTGTTGCGATCATCTGTCACATCGATTGAAAAAGGAAGTCATGGGGATCCTGGAGAAAAGCTAGCGAGTTTTTCTAAGAACCGAGAAATTCTAGGACAAATTAATAAAAATAGTTCGTTTGGAATTTTTGGTACACTTAACAAAGCGGACTTAAAAAATGATATTATGGATAAGGAACTACCAATTGCCTTGTCTAATCAGATAAAAGAAGGACCTGCTAAGATCTTAACTGTGGTCAGTGGGGAAAAAGTAGAAGAATTTGATATTGAAATTGTAAATGCCATTCAACAAAAGCAACCAGCTACTAAAGGACTTGTTTTAAAAGTAACGGATCCTAAGCTGCTTGAAGCAACAGGTGGCATTGTTCAAGGGATGAGTGGAAGTCCAATCATACAAGACGGAAAATTGGTTGGTGCGGTAACTCATGTGTTTGTGAATGATCCAACGTCGGGTTATGGCTGTCATATTGGGTGGATGCTTGAAGAAGCAGGAGTAACAAATGATCTTAAACAGGCTAAAGCGAGTTAA
- the lpdA gene encoding dihydrolipoyl dehydrogenase has product MAEDYDLVILGGGTGGYVAAIRAAQEGLKTAIVEQEKIGGTCLHKGCIPSKALLKSAEVLRTAKEAEEFGVTTTGVSFDFKAAQRRKQKVVDQLHKGVKYLMERGKIDVYEGKGRILGPSIFSPTPGTISVERSNDENLMLIGKNVIVATGSTPRSLPGLEIDGTHILTSDHALTLEYLPASMLIVGGGVIGVEWASMLNDFGVDITIVEYGERILPTEDADIAKEAAKQLQARGIKIQTNVNVQTDQLVKEENHVKITGMVGDEKLTFEAEKILVCVGRAGNTSDIGLHNTEIDVQSGFIQVNEFGQTKESHIYAIGDVIGGMQLAHVASHEGILAVEHIIGANPEPIKYETVPSCIYSYPEMASVGLTEDEAKKRNLPLKVGTFSFQAIGKALVQGETNGFVKLIANKENDDLIGVHIIGPHATDLISEAAIAKVLDAASWEVAHTIHPHPTLSEAIGEAALAANGRAIHG; this is encoded by the coding sequence ATGGCGGAAGATTATGATCTAGTCATTCTAGGCGGTGGAACAGGCGGTTATGTAGCCGCAATTAGAGCAGCTCAAGAAGGGCTCAAAACAGCAATCGTAGAACAAGAGAAGATTGGTGGAACGTGTCTTCACAAAGGATGTATTCCAAGTAAAGCACTGCTAAAAAGTGCGGAGGTTCTTAGAACCGCAAAAGAAGCAGAGGAATTTGGAGTAACAACCACAGGTGTCTCCTTTGACTTTAAAGCTGCACAAAGAAGAAAACAAAAAGTGGTCGATCAGCTCCATAAAGGCGTTAAGTATTTAATGGAACGCGGCAAAATTGATGTATATGAAGGAAAGGGTCGAATTCTGGGCCCTTCTATCTTTTCACCAACTCCTGGAACCATCTCAGTTGAGAGAAGTAATGATGAGAACTTAATGCTTATCGGCAAAAATGTCATTGTTGCAACAGGTTCAACGCCTCGTTCACTTCCAGGGCTCGAAATTGATGGAACCCACATACTCACATCAGATCATGCCCTTACACTCGAGTATCTCCCAGCTTCTATGCTTATTGTAGGGGGAGGAGTTATTGGCGTGGAATGGGCATCAATGTTAAACGATTTTGGTGTAGATATCACTATCGTTGAATACGGAGAACGAATTCTACCAACAGAAGATGCTGACATTGCAAAAGAAGCAGCGAAACAGCTTCAAGCTAGAGGCATCAAGATTCAAACCAATGTGAACGTACAAACAGATCAACTTGTGAAAGAAGAAAATCATGTGAAAATCACAGGTATGGTGGGTGATGAAAAGCTCACGTTTGAAGCAGAAAAAATCCTAGTTTGCGTCGGACGGGCTGGTAATACATCAGACATCGGTTTACACAATACAGAGATTGACGTACAAAGTGGCTTCATTCAAGTCAATGAATTCGGTCAAACAAAAGAATCACATATCTATGCGATCGGAGATGTGATCGGCGGGATGCAGCTTGCTCATGTGGCCTCACATGAAGGAATTCTTGCTGTAGAGCACATTATAGGAGCAAATCCAGAACCGATTAAGTATGAAACAGTGCCAAGCTGCATTTATAGCTATCCTGAAATGGCTTCTGTTGGCTTAACAGAGGACGAGGCGAAGAAGCGTAACCTACCATTAAAAGTGGGGACGTTCTCTTTCCAAGCCATCGGAAAAGCACTTGTCCAAGGCGAAACAAATGGCTTTGTTAAACTCATTGCTAATAAAGAAAATGATGATTTGATTGGGGTCCATATCATAGGACCACATGCAACTGACTTAATTTCAGAGGCTGCCATTGCAAAAGTGCTTGATGCGGCAAGCTGGGAAGTGGCTCATACGATTCACCCACATCCAACATTGTCGGAGGCTATAGGTGAGGCAGCACTAGCGGCAAATGGTCGTGCCATTCATGGATAA